The proteins below are encoded in one region of Aeromonas veronii:
- a CDS encoding M3 family metallopeptidase — translation MISNARNYLNQLNADYLKVHRRKEDLFWSTYMGTSDDQAGFTAAEQAYKAFCADPARLPVLRAMLAEAEGADLKRGLGGWIAFFECNVIEDPQAAVLMDELVAAEAELFARRKELKLTLLDEQGRQVAGSLPAASASLAASANEAVRQSALAMFHTLEQWVVDNGYLAIVTLRNRFARAMGYRDYFDYKVRKNEQMSPEQLFAVLDDFIARTEDRVHLGLAELKGAKGEAALLPHNLRYFVSGDVTRQLDPYVPFSRALKDWVESFRRLGIQYREATLTLDLLTREGKYENGFCHGPVPSFWQEGEWVPAVVNFTSLANPAQVGSGWNGLNTLFHEGGHAAHFANVTGNAPCFSQEFPPTSMTYAETQSMFCDSLLDDADWLKGYARNEAGEAIPDALIKAMIEARQPFRAFNERQIALVSYFERDLYAMEDAERTPAAVLALARQWERRILGVESPRPLLAIPHLLNQESACAYHGYLLALMAVEQTRAYFLRRDGYLTDNPRIGPDLAAHYWGPGNGMTHDQTLQSLTGEGFSAAPLARVCNQSVEDAWATASACMAAARQRPPVGDGAPLNAHIRVVHGAELIADNSESEARMLADFEAWIRRYYQGESQPA, via the coding sequence ATGATTTCCAATGCCAGGAATTACTTGAACCAGCTCAATGCCGACTACCTGAAGGTACACAGGCGCAAGGAGGATCTCTTCTGGTCCACCTACATGGGCACCAGCGATGATCAGGCCGGGTTCACCGCAGCCGAACAGGCCTACAAGGCATTCTGCGCCGATCCGGCCCGCCTGCCGGTCTTGCGGGCCATGCTGGCCGAGGCCGAAGGGGCGGATCTCAAACGGGGGCTCGGGGGCTGGATAGCCTTCTTCGAGTGCAACGTCATCGAAGACCCACAGGCTGCGGTGCTGATGGACGAACTGGTGGCCGCCGAGGCAGAGCTGTTCGCCCGTCGCAAGGAGCTCAAGCTGACCCTGCTGGACGAGCAGGGGCGGCAGGTGGCCGGCAGCCTGCCGGCAGCCAGTGCCTCCCTTGCGGCCAGCGCGAATGAGGCGGTGCGCCAGAGCGCGCTCGCCATGTTCCATACCCTGGAGCAGTGGGTGGTCGACAACGGCTATCTGGCCATCGTCACGCTTCGCAACCGCTTCGCCCGCGCCATGGGCTATCGGGATTACTTCGACTACAAGGTGCGCAAGAACGAGCAGATGAGCCCGGAGCAGCTGTTCGCCGTGCTCGATGACTTTATCGCCCGCACCGAGGATCGGGTGCACCTGGGCCTCGCCGAATTGAAGGGGGCCAAGGGGGAGGCGGCGCTGCTGCCCCACAACCTGCGCTATTTCGTGAGCGGTGACGTGACCCGTCAGCTCGACCCCTACGTGCCCTTCTCCCGAGCCCTGAAGGATTGGGTCGAGAGCTTCCGTCGCCTCGGCATCCAGTACCGGGAGGCGACCCTGACCCTGGATCTGCTGACCCGGGAAGGGAAATACGAGAACGGCTTCTGCCATGGCCCGGTGCCGAGCTTCTGGCAGGAGGGGGAGTGGGTGCCTGCCGTGGTCAACTTCACCAGCTTGGCGAACCCTGCTCAGGTGGGCAGCGGCTGGAATGGCCTCAACACCTTGTTCCACGAGGGGGGACACGCGGCGCATTTTGCCAACGTCACCGGCAACGCCCCCTGTTTCTCCCAGGAGTTTCCGCCCACCTCCATGACCTATGCGGAGACGCAATCCATGTTCTGCGACAGCCTGCTGGACGATGCGGACTGGCTCAAGGGGTACGCCCGCAATGAGGCGGGGGAAGCGATCCCGGATGCCCTCATCAAGGCCATGATCGAGGCTCGCCAGCCGTTCAGGGCCTTCAACGAGCGCCAGATTGCCCTGGTCTCCTACTTCGAGCGGGATCTCTATGCCATGGAGGATGCCGAGCGCACTCCGGCCGCCGTGCTGGCGCTGGCCCGCCAGTGGGAGCGCAGGATCCTGGGAGTAGAGAGTCCACGCCCGCTGCTCGCCATTCCGCACCTGCTCAATCAGGAGTCGGCCTGCGCCTACCACGGCTACCTGCTGGCCCTGATGGCGGTGGAGCAGACCCGTGCCTACTTCCTGCGCCGGGATGGCTATCTCACCGACAACCCGCGCATCGGCCCGGATCTGGCGGCCCACTACTGGGGGCCGGGCAACGGCATGACCCATGACCAGACCCTGCAGAGCCTGACCGGCGAGGGCTTCAGCGCAGCTCCCCTGGCCCGGGTGTGCAACCAGAGTGTGGAGGATGCCTGGGCCACGGCCTCGGCCTGCATGGCGGCGGCGCGTCAGCGTCCGCCCGTCGGTGATGGTGCCCCCCTCAATGCCCATATCCGGGTGGTG
- the gbpA gene encoding N-acetylglucosamine-binding protein GbpA, translated as MAATIQLNHLTAALALLASGGVLAHGYISQPEARNYLCKTGGNIQCGAIQWEPQSLEAPSGFPAGGPADGQIAAAGHPQFGELNVQTSDRWTKRDVKAGPFAISWTFTANHTTRNWRYYLTKQDWDPNQPLTRASFDLTPFCVIDGGMVQPPKQVTHNCVLPARTGYQVILGVWEVGDTTNSFYNLIDARFEGGTQPPLSWSQGGTIYPSIDLAAGDKAMTRVFDASGERTDLQTVLTIASTEQGQKNNWAHALASKINGEQSQIRAGQQGSDGQFNPVYGQNPVFLKAGSNLQRVEIQLEQQQPPIGDSVSVSGLESEYLLDGGKLTLSFTVAAQGDLAVTSTLYDHGGVARGQSSADIKDSSQSFTMPLTGLSAGHHQLVITGKPKSGGAAVQQTLDLMLKDPASGGDYQYSFPEGVAAYTAGTKVLQPKNGKIYQCKPFPYSGWCSQWASTATQYEPGVGSHWQEAWTQLP; from the coding sequence ATGGCAGCAACTATTCAACTCAATCACCTCACGGCGGCGCTCGCACTGCTGGCCAGTGGCGGCGTGCTCGCTCACGGCTACATCAGCCAGCCGGAGGCACGCAACTACCTGTGCAAGACGGGTGGCAACATCCAGTGCGGCGCCATCCAGTGGGAACCCCAGAGCCTGGAGGCACCGTCCGGCTTCCCCGCTGGCGGTCCGGCCGATGGTCAGATAGCCGCCGCCGGCCATCCGCAATTTGGCGAGCTCAACGTCCAGACCAGCGATCGCTGGACCAAGCGCGACGTGAAAGCCGGCCCCTTCGCCATCAGCTGGACCTTCACCGCCAACCACACCACCCGCAACTGGCGCTACTACCTCACCAAGCAGGACTGGGATCCGAACCAACCACTGACCCGGGCCTCCTTCGACCTCACCCCCTTCTGCGTCATCGACGGGGGCATGGTGCAACCGCCCAAACAGGTTACCCACAACTGCGTCCTGCCTGCCCGTACCGGTTATCAGGTGATCCTGGGTGTCTGGGAGGTGGGGGATACCACCAACAGCTTCTACAACCTGATCGACGCCCGCTTCGAGGGTGGTACCCAGCCCCCCCTGAGCTGGAGCCAGGGCGGGACCATCTATCCCTCCATCGATCTGGCGGCCGGTGACAAGGCCATGACCCGGGTGTTCGATGCAAGCGGCGAGCGCACGGATCTGCAGACGGTGCTGACCATCGCCAGCACCGAGCAGGGCCAGAAGAACAACTGGGCCCACGCTCTGGCCAGCAAGATCAACGGGGAACAGAGCCAGATCCGCGCCGGTCAGCAAGGGAGTGACGGCCAGTTCAATCCCGTCTACGGCCAGAACCCTGTCTTCCTCAAAGCAGGCAGCAACCTGCAACGGGTCGAGATCCAGCTCGAGCAGCAACAACCGCCGATCGGTGACAGCGTCAGCGTGAGCGGCCTGGAGAGCGAGTACTTGCTCGATGGCGGCAAGCTGACCCTGAGCTTCACAGTCGCGGCGCAAGGGGATCTCGCTGTCACCAGCACCCTCTATGACCATGGTGGCGTCGCCAGGGGGCAGAGCAGCGCCGACATCAAGGACAGCAGCCAGAGCTTCACCATGCCGCTGACCGGGTTGAGTGCCGGCCATCATCAACTGGTGATCACGGGTAAACCCAAATCGGGAGGCGCGGCCGTGCAGCAGACCCTGGATCTGATGCTCAAGGATCCGGCCAGTGGCGGTGACTATCAGTACAGCTTCCCCGAGGGCGTCGCCGCCTACACCGCCGGCACCAAGGTGTTGCAACCCAAGAACGGCAAGATCTACCAGTGCAAGCCCTTCCCCTACAGCGGCTGGTGCAGCCAGTGGGCCAGCACGGCCACCCAGTATGAGCCGGGCGTCGGCTCCCACTGGCAGGAGGCCTGGACCCAACTGCCATAA
- the cbl gene encoding HTH-type transcriptional regulator Cbl, translated as MNFQQLRIIREAARRDYNLTEVANALFTSQSGVSRHIRELEEELGLELFIRYGKRLLGMTEPGKELLVIAERILNDANNIRKLASTFANRDSGRLLVATTHTQARYALPRVVKAFREQFPLVQLELRQGSPEEIVRLVQTGEVDIGISSEQLDKSEGVVAFPYYRWHHNIVVPEQHPLTAERELTLAALAQWPIVTYQAGLTGRVRVDEAFAEAGIVPQILLTAQDSDVIKTYVELEMGVGILADMAFNGQRDKGLVQLDGSRLFAPHTAWIGLKQGQFQHNFAWQFIQLCNPELALADIQARALRNDAALDYQI; from the coding sequence GTGAATTTTCAGCAATTACGCATTATTCGGGAGGCGGCGCGGCGGGACTACAACCTGACCGAGGTCGCCAACGCCCTGTTTACCTCCCAGTCCGGGGTCAGCCGCCATATCCGCGAGCTGGAAGAAGAGCTGGGGCTGGAGCTCTTCATCCGTTACGGCAAGCGGCTGCTCGGCATGACGGAGCCCGGCAAGGAGCTGTTGGTGATCGCCGAGCGCATCCTCAATGACGCCAACAACATCCGCAAGCTGGCCAGCACCTTCGCCAACCGCGACTCGGGACGCTTGCTGGTCGCGACCACTCATACCCAGGCGCGCTATGCCCTGCCGCGGGTAGTGAAGGCGTTTCGCGAGCAGTTCCCGCTGGTGCAGCTGGAGCTGCGTCAGGGCAGCCCGGAGGAGATAGTGCGGCTGGTGCAGACCGGCGAAGTGGACATTGGCATCAGCAGCGAGCAACTCGACAAGAGCGAAGGGGTGGTGGCGTTTCCCTACTATCGCTGGCATCACAACATAGTGGTGCCGGAGCAGCACCCCCTCACCGCCGAGCGGGAGCTGACCCTGGCGGCGCTGGCCCAATGGCCCATCGTCACCTATCAGGCGGGGCTGACCGGGCGGGTGCGGGTAGATGAAGCGTTTGCCGAAGCCGGGATAGTGCCGCAGATCCTGCTGACGGCTCAGGATTCCGACGTCATAAAGACCTATGTCGAGCTGGAAATGGGGGTGGGTATACTGGCGGACATGGCCTTCAACGGCCAGCGGGACAAGGGGCTGGTGCAACTCGACGGCAGCCGGCTGTTTGCCCCTCACACCGCCTGGATCGGCCTCAAGCAGGGGCAGTTCCAGCACAATTTCGCCTGGCAGTTCATCCAGCTCTGCAACCCGGAACTGGCGCTGGCAGACATCCAGGCGCGGGCTCTGCGCAACGATGCGGCGCTCGATTACCAGATCTGA
- a CDS encoding sulfate/molybdate ABC transporter ATP-binding protein encodes MSIQVQRLNKHFNQYAALADINLDFHDGELVALLGPSGCGKTTLLRIIAGLEQADSGNVIIRGEDASALHVRERNVGFVFQHYALFRHMTVFENVAFGLRVKPRSERPSEADIRARVKELLDLVQLSHVAGRYPTQLSGGQRQRVALARALAVQPKVLLLDEPFGALDAQVRKELRRWLRELHNELHVTSLFVTHDQEEALEVADRVVLMNAGRVEQVGTPAEVYDQPASSFVHSFLGSVNLFHGRVAEQGLGIGEQWLGGASDSRLAQGSAAIAYVRPHELEILPADAPGGISATITRLLPMGPRIRVELRGNGDAGTPNGKGAHYEAELSKEAARTLVPGQGVRLIAKQAQLYPDYQI; translated from the coding sequence ATGAGCATTCAGGTTCAACGACTCAACAAGCATTTCAATCAGTACGCGGCCCTGGCCGACATCAACCTTGACTTCCACGACGGCGAACTGGTCGCCCTGCTGGGGCCCTCCGGTTGCGGCAAGACCACCTTGCTGCGGATCATCGCCGGGTTGGAGCAGGCCGATAGCGGCAACGTCATCATCCGGGGGGAGGATGCCTCCGCCCTGCATGTACGCGAGCGCAACGTCGGCTTCGTGTTCCAGCACTACGCCCTGTTCCGCCACATGACGGTGTTCGAGAACGTGGCCTTTGGCCTGCGGGTCAAGCCGCGCAGCGAGCGCCCGAGCGAGGCGGATATCCGTGCCCGGGTCAAGGAGCTGCTGGATCTGGTGCAGCTCAGCCACGTGGCTGGCCGTTACCCGACCCAGCTCTCCGGTGGCCAGCGCCAGCGAGTTGCCCTGGCGCGGGCCCTGGCGGTACAGCCCAAGGTCTTGCTGCTGGACGAGCCGTTCGGCGCCCTCGATGCCCAGGTACGTAAGGAGCTGCGTCGCTGGTTGCGGGAACTGCACAACGAGCTGCACGTCACCAGCCTGTTCGTGACCCACGATCAGGAGGAGGCGCTGGAGGTGGCAGATCGGGTGGTGCTGATGAATGCCGGTCGGGTCGAGCAGGTCGGCACTCCGGCCGAGGTCTATGACCAGCCCGCCAGCTCCTTCGTCCACAGCTTCCTCGGCAGCGTGAACCTGTTCCATGGCCGGGTGGCGGAGCAGGGGCTCGGCATCGGCGAGCAGTGGCTGGGGGGTGCGAGTGACTCCCGGCTGGCCCAGGGCAGCGCGGCCATCGCCTATGTGCGCCCCCACGAGCTGGAGATCCTGCCAGCGGATGCGCCAGGTGGCATCAGCGCCACCATCACTCGTCTGTTGCCCATGGGGCCGCGGATCCGGGTCGAACTCAGGGGCAACGGTGACGCAGGCACTCCCAATGGCAAGGGGGCCCACTACGAGGCCGAGCTGAGCAAGGAGGCTGCCCGTACCCTGGTGCCGGGGCAGGGGGTGAGGCTGATCGCCAAGCAGGCTCAGCTCTACCCGGACTACCAGATCTAG
- the cysW gene encoding sulfate ABC transporter permease subunit CysW, with amino-acid sequence MNASTLVVETAPQGTRSSHEPVTREPVWVKWLLITVGLGWFAALLLLPLATVFIQALSPGLAFFWHAISEPDALSALGLTALVTLCSVPLNVLFGLAAAWAIARFRFPGRQLLITLIDLPFSVSPVIAGLMFVLMFGSRGWFGDWLSEHDIKIIFATPGIILATTFITVPFVVRELLPQMEARGPEEEEAAIMLGASGLQMFWRVTLPGIRWSLMYGVLLCTARAVGEFGAVSVVSGHIRGQTNTLPLHIEILYNEYQTGAAFAVASLLALFGIFTLLGETLLARLRGQPIKSH; translated from the coding sequence ATGAATGCCTCTACCCTGGTTGTCGAGACCGCCCCGCAGGGCACGCGGTCGAGCCATGAGCCCGTGACTCGCGAGCCGGTCTGGGTCAAGTGGTTGCTCATCACAGTCGGGTTGGGCTGGTTTGCCGCCCTGCTGTTGTTGCCACTCGCTACCGTCTTCATTCAGGCGCTGAGCCCGGGTCTTGCTTTCTTCTGGCATGCCATCAGCGAACCGGATGCCCTGAGCGCCCTCGGCCTCACCGCTCTGGTGACCCTCTGCTCGGTGCCATTGAACGTGCTGTTCGGTCTGGCGGCCGCCTGGGCCATCGCCCGCTTCCGCTTCCCGGGCCGGCAACTACTCATCACTCTGATTGACTTGCCGTTCTCGGTTTCCCCCGTCATCGCCGGCCTGATGTTCGTGCTGATGTTCGGCAGCCGTGGCTGGTTCGGTGACTGGTTGAGTGAGCACGACATCAAGATCATCTTCGCCACCCCTGGGATCATCCTGGCCACCACTTTCATTACCGTGCCCTTCGTGGTGCGCGAGTTGTTGCCCCAGATGGAGGCTCGCGGACCGGAAGAGGAAGAGGCAGCCATCATGCTGGGGGCGAGCGGTTTGCAGATGTTCTGGCGGGTCACCTTACCAGGAATTCGATGGAGTCTGATGTATGGCGTGCTGCTCTGTACCGCCCGGGCGGTGGGGGAGTTTGGCGCCGTGTCCGTGGTCTCGGGCCACATTCGCGGCCAGACCAACACCCTGCCGCTGCACATCGAGATCCTCTACAACGAGTACCAGACCGGCGCCGCCTTCGCGGTGGCCAGCCTCTTGGCTCTGTTCGGGATCTTCACCCTGTTGGGGGAAACCCTGTTGGCCCGGCTGCGTGGTCAGCCCATTAAATCTCACTGA
- the cysT gene encoding sulfate ABC transporter permease subunit CysT, which translates to MRLSSYSVLPGLGATLGFSLLYLGILVLLPLSALVLFAINNLSAAEFWQVINSPRVLASFRLSFGAAFIAALLNSLFGLILAWVLVRYSFPGRRLVDALIDLPFAMPTAVSGIALCAIFAPNGWIGQWVAPLGIELAYNPIGVVIALTFIGLPFVVRTLQPVLREAETEQEEAAASLGANRWQTFARVLWPTLIPALLTGFALAFARGVGEYGSVIFIAGNLPMVSEIAPLMIMSHLEEYDYAGASAIASVMLLISFILLLIINKLQAWSWARIGGSRI; encoded by the coding sequence ATGCGATTAAGTTCTTACTCTGTCCTGCCTGGCCTGGGGGCGACGCTGGGCTTCAGCCTGCTCTACCTGGGCATACTGGTGCTGTTGCCGCTTTCGGCGTTGGTGTTGTTTGCCATCAACAACCTGAGTGCCGCCGAATTCTGGCAGGTGATCAACTCCCCCCGGGTGTTGGCTTCATTTCGCCTGAGCTTCGGTGCCGCCTTTATCGCCGCCCTGCTCAACAGCCTGTTCGGTCTCATCCTGGCCTGGGTGCTGGTGCGCTACAGCTTCCCCGGTCGTCGTCTGGTGGATGCGCTCATCGATCTGCCGTTCGCCATGCCCACCGCCGTCTCCGGTATCGCCCTGTGCGCCATCTTCGCCCCCAACGGCTGGATCGGCCAATGGGTTGCTCCCCTTGGCATCGAACTCGCCTATAACCCCATTGGTGTGGTGATAGCCCTGACCTTCATCGGTCTGCCCTTCGTGGTGCGCACCCTGCAGCCGGTGCTGCGTGAAGCCGAGACCGAGCAGGAGGAGGCGGCCGCAAGCCTCGGGGCCAACCGTTGGCAGACCTTTGCCAGGGTGCTTTGGCCAACCCTGATCCCGGCGCTGCTCACCGGCTTCGCCCTGGCCTTCGCCCGCGGGGTGGGGGAGTACGGCTCCGTCATCTTCATCGCAGGCAATCTGCCCATGGTGTCGGAAATCGCGCCGCTGATGATCATGAGCCACCTGGAGGAGTATGACTACGCAGGCGCCTCCGCCATCGCCTCCGTCATGCTGCTTATCTCATTCATTCTGCTGTTGATCATCAACAAGTTGCAGGCCTGGAGCTGGGCCCGTATCGGAGGGAGCCGCATATGA
- a CDS encoding RBBP9/YdeN family alpha/beta hydrolase — MNKILLVPGLHNSGPDHWQSRWHQHFPQWQRMVGLPWDKPDLTVWSAKLASKLRSRRGRVHLVAHSFGALTAIAAARLQPEKVSSILIVAPADPARFGIPDEALAGSVKVSAQLIASRNDPWMSFERAEYWSRQWQVPLFDAGEVGHINAQSGHGEWSQGLNLLGTLHRRAEMVVEPLQTDWGKRAALSFR, encoded by the coding sequence ATGAACAAGATCCTCCTGGTTCCCGGTCTGCACAACAGCGGACCGGATCATTGGCAGAGTCGCTGGCATCAACACTTCCCCCAGTGGCAGCGCATGGTCGGGCTGCCCTGGGACAAGCCTGACCTCACGGTCTGGAGTGCCAAGCTGGCGAGCAAGCTCAGGAGCCGGCGTGGCCGGGTGCATCTGGTGGCCCACTCCTTCGGTGCCCTGACGGCCATCGCCGCCGCCAGGCTGCAACCGGAGAAGGTCTCCTCCATCCTGATCGTGGCTCCCGCCGATCCGGCCCGTTTTGGCATCCCGGACGAGGCGCTGGCGGGATCGGTCAAGGTCTCCGCCCAGCTTATCGCCAGTCGCAACGATCCATGGATGTCGTTCGAGCGAGCCGAGTACTGGAGCCGCCAGTGGCAGGTTCCCCTGTTCGATGCGGGGGAGGTGGGCCACATCAATGCCCAGTCAGGTCACGGGGAGTGGAGTCAGGGTCTCAACCTGCTCGGCACCCTTCATCGGCGGGCCGAGATGGTGGTGGAACCGCTTCAGACCGATTGGGGCAAGCGGGCGGCACTCAGCTTCCGTTAG
- a CDS encoding sulfate ABC transporter substrate-binding protein produces the protein MKLRMTALSLLSLLALGQANAAEVRLLNVSYDPTRELFQEYNTAFAKEWKSKTGDDVVVSQSHGGSGKQARAVVDGLEADVVSLALAYDVDAVAKAGLTASDWEGRLANNASPYTSTIVFLVRKGNPKQIKDWDDLVRKDVSIVTPNPKTSGGARWNYLAAWGYALKKDGSEEEAKQFVGDLFKNVKVLDSGARGATTSFIERGLGDVLLAWENEALLVLGQPGTSDKFELVVPSVSILAEPPVTVVDKVAKKHGTEAVAKGYLDYLYSDEGQRIIAKYHYRPSNPAILKETSAQFPTLNLFTVKDLEGDWDKAQKKHFSQGGLFDQIYQPGS, from the coding sequence ATGAAACTGCGAATGACCGCTCTCTCCCTGTTATCCCTGCTTGCGCTCGGCCAAGCCAATGCCGCCGAAGTCCGGCTGCTCAACGTCTCCTACGACCCTACCCGCGAGCTGTTCCAGGAGTACAACACGGCGTTTGCCAAGGAGTGGAAGAGCAAGACCGGAGACGATGTGGTGGTGAGCCAGTCTCACGGTGGCTCCGGCAAGCAGGCACGTGCCGTGGTGGACGGTCTGGAAGCCGACGTGGTGTCGCTGGCGCTGGCCTACGACGTCGATGCAGTGGCCAAGGCCGGCCTCACCGCCAGTGACTGGGAGGGACGGCTCGCCAATAACGCGTCTCCCTATACCTCCACCATCGTCTTCCTGGTGCGCAAGGGGAATCCCAAGCAGATCAAGGACTGGGACGATCTGGTGCGCAAGGATGTCTCCATCGTCACCCCCAACCCCAAGACCTCTGGCGGGGCGCGCTGGAACTACCTGGCTGCCTGGGGCTATGCCCTGAAGAAGGACGGCAGTGAGGAGGAGGCCAAGCAGTTCGTCGGAGACCTGTTCAAGAACGTGAAGGTGCTGGATTCCGGTGCTCGCGGTGCCACGACCAGCTTTATCGAACGCGGCCTCGGCGACGTACTGCTGGCCTGGGAGAACGAGGCGCTGCTGGTGCTGGGTCAGCCGGGCACCAGTGACAAGTTTGAACTGGTGGTACCGTCCGTCTCCATTCTGGCGGAGCCGCCGGTCACCGTGGTGGACAAGGTCGCCAAGAAACACGGCACCGAGGCGGTCGCCAAGGGCTACCTCGATTATCTCTACTCCGATGAGGGGCAGCGCATCATCGCCAAGTATCACTACCGTCCCAGCAATCCGGCGATCCTGAAGGAGACCTCGGCCCAGTTCCCGACCCTGAACCTGTTCACCGTCAAGGATCTGGAAGGGGATTGGGACAAGGCCCAGAAGAAACACTTCTCCCAGGGCGGTCTGTTCGACCAGATCTACCAGCCGGGCAGCTAA